In Bacteroides coprosuis DSM 18011, the following are encoded in one genomic region:
- a CDS encoding Long-chain-fatty-acid--CoA ligase (COGs: COG1022 Long-chain acyl-CoA synthetase (AMP-forming)~InterPro IPR000873~KEGG: bth:BT_1226 putative long-chain-fatty-acid--CoA ligase~PFAM: AMP-dependent synthetase/ligase~PRIAM: Long-chain-fatty-acid--CoA ligase~SPTR: Putative long-chain-fatty-acid--CoA ligase;~IMG reference gene:2504106688~PFAM: AMP-binding enzyme) translates to MEQSFIAYIEKSIKSNWDLDALTDYKGTTLQYKDVARKIEKIHILFEESGVKKGDKIAICGKNSSHWGVTFLAALTYGAVAVPILHEFKADNVHNIVNHSEAKLLFVGDVVWEGLNENAMPLLEGIILMNDHSLLISRSKKLTRAREHLNELFGKKYPKNFRVEHIKYYQDKPEELAIINYTSGTTSYSKGVMLPFRSLWSNVLFAFESLDLKPGDKTISMLPMAHMYGMAFEFLYEFAAGCQIFFLTRMPTPKVIFQAFSEIKPNLVVAVPLIIEKIMKKNVFPKLEKPGMKFLMKLPFISDKIKASIRQSVIDAFGGNFVEVIVGGAAFNQEVEEFLKEINFPYTVGYGMTECGPIICYEWWEKFAMGSCGKAVPRMEVKVLSSDPQNIAGEIVCKGANVMLGYYKNTEATKAAIDKDGWLHTGDLGLIDAERNVFIKGRSKNMLLGSSGQNIYPEEIEDKLNNLPYVAESLVVQQNERLVGLVYPDFNDMFANGLKPEDAERIMEENRVILNEMLPKYCQLSKMKVYPEEFEKTPKKSIKRFLYQEAKG, encoded by the coding sequence ATGGAACAAAGTTTTATTGCTTACATTGAAAAGAGCATAAAAAGCAATTGGGACCTGGACGCCCTGACAGATTATAAGGGAACTACACTACAATATAAAGATGTAGCCCGAAAGATTGAAAAGATACATATCTTATTTGAAGAGAGTGGCGTAAAAAAAGGTGATAAAATTGCAATATGTGGAAAGAATAGTTCGCATTGGGGAGTAACATTTTTAGCAGCCTTAACTTATGGTGCAGTTGCAGTTCCCATTTTACACGAATTTAAAGCAGATAATGTTCACAATATAGTTAATCATTCCGAAGCAAAACTTCTTTTTGTAGGAGATGTGGTATGGGAAGGATTAAATGAAAATGCAATGCCCTTGCTTGAAGGTATTATATTAATGAATGATCATTCATTACTTATTTCAAGAAGTAAAAAGCTAACGAGAGCGAGAGAGCATCTAAACGAACTTTTTGGAAAAAAATATCCGAAGAACTTTAGAGTTGAACATATAAAATATTACCAAGATAAACCTGAAGAGTTAGCCATCATCAACTATACTTCTGGTACAACTAGCTATTCAAAAGGTGTCATGCTTCCATTCCGTAGCTTATGGTCTAATGTACTATTTGCCTTTGAATCACTTGACTTAAAACCTGGAGATAAAACCATATCAATGCTACCTATGGCACATATGTATGGAATGGCTTTTGAGTTTTTATATGAATTTGCTGCTGGATGCCAAATTTTCTTCTTAACAAGAATGCCTACCCCAAAGGTTATATTTCAAGCTTTTTCAGAGATTAAGCCCAATCTAGTAGTAGCAGTTCCTCTCATCATTGAGAAAATCATGAAGAAAAATGTTTTCCCTAAATTGGAAAAACCTGGAATGAAATTCTTAATGAAATTACCCTTCATCAGTGATAAGATAAAAGCTAGTATCCGACAAAGCGTAATAGATGCTTTTGGAGGAAACTTTGTAGAAGTCATTGTAGGTGGTGCTGCATTCAATCAGGAAGTAGAAGAATTTCTAAAAGAAATAAATTTCCCTTACACTGTAGGATATGGTATGACCGAATGTGGTCCAATCATTTGTTACGAATGGTGGGAAAAATTTGCTATGGGATCTTGTGGTAAAGCAGTTCCTCGTATGGAAGTAAAAGTACTCTCATCTGATCCTCAAAATATTGCTGGTGAAATAGTGTGCAAAGGAGCAAATGTGATGTTAGGCTACTATAAAAACACTGAAGCTACAAAAGCTGCTATTGATAAAGATGGCTGGCTACACACAGGCGACCTTGGACTAATTGATGCAGAAAGAAATGTCTTTATAAAAGGAAGAAGTAAAAACATGCTTTTAGGTTCTAGTGGTCAAAATATTTATCCAGAAGAGATAGAAGATAAATTAAATAACTTACCTTACGTAGCAGAGAGTCTTGTTGTTCAACAAAATGAACGCTTGGTAGGCTTAGTTTATCCTGATTTCAATGATATGTTTGCTAATGGATTAAAACCAGAAGATGCTGAACGTATCATGGAGGAAAACAGAGTTATCCTTAATGAAATGCTTCCAAAATATTGTCAGCTTTCTAAAATGAAGGTATATCCTGAAGAGTTTGAAAAAACTCCCAAAAAGAGTATCAAGCGTTTCTTATATCAAGAAGCTAAAGGATAA
- a CDS encoding heat shock protein Hsp20 (COGs: COG0071 Molecular chaperone (small heat shock protein)~InterPro IPR002068~KEGG: pdi:BDI_0101 small heat shock protein~PFAM: Heat shock protein Hsp20~SPTR: Small heat shock protein;~IMG reference gene:2504106689~PFAM: Hsp20/alpha crystallin family), protein MIMLPERRNNSWLPSIFNDFFDNDWIMRSPAASSPAINVVEKDNCYEVEVAAPGLTKDDFKISLDDNNLIIAMEKQEEKKDEDKDGRYIHREFSYASFNQRLALPDSINKEKITAKVDNGILKIDLPKLTESEVRKSEKIINIE, encoded by the coding sequence ATGATTATGTTACCAGAAAGAAGAAATAACAGTTGGTTACCAAGCATTTTTAATGACTTCTTTGACAATGATTGGATTATGAGATCACCAGCAGCAAGTTCACCTGCTATTAATGTTGTTGAAAAAGACAATTGCTATGAAGTAGAAGTTGCTGCACCAGGTTTGACTAAAGACGACTTTAAAATAAGTCTTGATGATAATAATTTAATTATTGCTATGGAAAAGCAAGAAGAAAAGAAAGACGAAGACAAAGATGGTCGTTACATCCATCGTGAATTTTCTTACGCTAGCTTTAATCAAAGACTTGCTTTGCCAGACAGTATAAATAAAGAAAAGATCACAGCAAAAGTTGATAACGGTATTTTAAAAATAGATTTACCCAAACTAACTGAATCTGAAGTTAGAAAGTCAGAGAAGATCATTAATATAGAATAA
- a CDS encoding hypothetical protein (KEGG: bth:BT_1057 hypothetical protein~SPTR: Putative uncharacterized protein;~IMG reference gene:2504106690) produces MKTFLQLVAHDIYSKLGNNLSRVAIVFPNKRASLFFNEYLALESQQPIWSPSYHSISELLQSLSDIQIGDDIKLISLLYNVFEKHTESKETLDDFYFWGELLLSDFDDIDKNRVDAENLFTNLKDLKDLVDTYEFLDEEQEAAIQQFFDNFSLEKRTILKDRFISLWDKLGNIYTSFKEELFKEKIAYEGMLYRHNIEQLDTNDLQYDHYVFVGFNVLNKVESLFFEKLRDADRALFYWDYDQFYTSYKGFTHEAGVFINRNLDLFPNQLSPECFNELNKPKKITYISSSTETAQARFLPQWIENNLGEKEKVTAVVLCNEALLLPVLHSIPSKVQNLNITMGFPLAQTPICSLIKALMELQNQGYNAKQGYYNYQSILAVLKHPYTRQLSTTAKDLEKTIIDKNMFYLYPSQIKQDDFLEQLFSPQLTTTDFCKYLIQIIELCTPLYRKDEKEENVFDQLYRESLFKAYTLINRIYGLIDSGELPIKISTLKHLIDKVLSSANIPFHGEPAIGMQVMGVLETRNLDFKNLVMLSVNEGQLPKSVSESSFIPYNLRKAFGMTTIEHKNAVYAYYFYRLIQRAENITLIYNTASDGLNKGEISRFMLQLLVEWPHSIERKHIEAGHALTTTPDIQFDKTPEVFQKLKERYDISLPNHEKAILSPSALNTYLDCKLKFYYRYIAGLKAPNEVSDEIDAALFGSIFHRAAETIYKDLADRQGWIKKEDIQALLKIKPRIQEHIDNAFKKLFFKIDETQKPEYNGIQLVNSRVICSYIEQLLKHDLEYAPFQIVGMEKTVEEQMTVSTPSGQYSIKIGGNIDRLDLKEGILRIVDYKTGGTAKTPQDISQLFEPAIDRPNYVFQTFLYASIVSNKVKYQVAPSLLYIHRAAAEDYSPVIQMGQPRKEKIAITNFKMVEDEFKNKRQELIKDLFERDICFTQTEFPETCQYCDFKGLCKR; encoded by the coding sequence ATGAAAACATTTCTACAATTAGTAGCACACGATATATATTCTAAATTAGGTAATAACTTATCACGAGTAGCTATTGTCTTTCCCAATAAACGTGCTAGTTTATTCTTTAATGAATACCTTGCTTTAGAATCACAGCAACCGATATGGTCCCCGAGCTACCATAGCATTAGTGAGTTACTACAATCTTTATCTGACATTCAAATAGGTGATGATATAAAACTTATTTCTTTGCTATACAATGTGTTTGAAAAACACACGGAAAGCAAAGAAACTCTTGATGATTTTTATTTCTGGGGAGAACTCCTTCTTAGCGACTTTGATGATATTGATAAAAACAGAGTAGATGCTGAGAACTTATTTACCAATCTTAAAGATTTAAAAGATCTTGTAGATACGTATGAGTTTCTTGATGAAGAACAAGAAGCTGCCATTCAACAGTTTTTCGATAACTTCTCACTTGAAAAGCGTACTATATTAAAAGATCGTTTTATCTCCTTATGGGATAAACTAGGTAATATTTACACATCTTTTAAAGAAGAGTTATTTAAAGAAAAGATAGCTTATGAAGGTATGCTCTATAGACATAATATAGAGCAACTAGATACCAACGACTTACAATATGATCATTATGTATTTGTAGGTTTTAACGTATTAAACAAAGTAGAATCTCTATTCTTTGAGAAGTTGAGAGATGCTGATAGAGCATTGTTTTACTGGGACTACGATCAATTCTATACTTCATATAAAGGATTTACTCATGAAGCAGGAGTCTTCATCAATCGCAATTTAGATTTATTCCCTAATCAGTTAAGCCCCGAATGCTTTAATGAATTGAATAAGCCTAAAAAAATAACTTATATATCTTCATCTACAGAAACTGCACAAGCACGCTTTCTACCACAGTGGATCGAAAACAACTTAGGGGAAAAAGAGAAAGTAACAGCTGTGGTCTTATGTAATGAAGCTCTACTCCTACCTGTTCTGCACTCTATTCCAAGTAAAGTACAGAATTTAAACATTACAATGGGATTCCCTCTTGCTCAAACTCCAATTTGCAGTTTAATTAAGGCATTAATGGAATTACAAAACCAAGGGTATAATGCAAAACAAGGATACTATAATTATCAATCCATCTTAGCTGTTTTAAAACATCCATATACTCGTCAATTATCAACTACTGCCAAGGATTTAGAAAAGACTATTATAGATAAAAACATGTTCTATCTATACCCTAGCCAAATAAAACAAGATGATTTTCTTGAGCAACTCTTTTCTCCACAACTAACAACGACAGACTTCTGTAAATATCTTATTCAAATAATAGAGCTATGCACTCCTTTGTACAGAAAAGACGAAAAAGAAGAAAACGTTTTTGATCAATTATATAGAGAATCACTATTTAAAGCCTATACTTTAATAAATCGAATTTATGGACTCATTGATAGCGGAGAGTTACCAATTAAAATATCTACTTTAAAGCATCTTATTGATAAGGTTTTAAGTTCTGCTAATATTCCATTCCACGGAGAGCCAGCAATAGGTATGCAAGTCATGGGTGTACTAGAAACTCGTAATCTAGACTTTAAAAACTTAGTTATGCTATCAGTAAATGAAGGACAGTTGCCAAAATCGGTGAGTGAATCTTCTTTTATTCCTTATAATTTAAGGAAAGCCTTTGGGATGACCACTATTGAACATAAAAATGCAGTATATGCTTACTACTTCTATAGACTTATTCAAAGAGCAGAAAATATTACTTTAATCTATAATACAGCTTCTGATGGACTAAACAAAGGAGAAATATCACGATTTATGCTTCAGCTACTAGTTGAGTGGCCTCATAGTATTGAACGTAAACACATTGAAGCGGGTCATGCACTCACTACTACACCTGATATCCAATTTGATAAAACACCAGAAGTCTTTCAAAAGTTAAAAGAGAGATATGACATCAGTTTACCTAACCATGAAAAGGCGATATTATCACCTTCAGCACTAAATACTTATTTAGATTGTAAACTGAAATTTTATTATAGATATATAGCTGGACTAAAAGCTCCAAATGAAGTATCTGACGAAATAGATGCCGCACTATTTGGAAGTATTTTTCATCGAGCGGCCGAAACAATTTATAAAGACCTTGCCGATCGCCAAGGTTGGATTAAAAAAGAGGATATACAAGCTTTATTAAAGATAAAACCAAGAATACAAGAACATATTGACAACGCTTTTAAAAAACTTTTCTTTAAGATAGATGAGACACAAAAACCTGAATACAATGGAATACAACTTGTAAACTCAAGAGTTATTTGTTCTTATATTGAACAACTTCTAAAACATGATTTAGAATATGCACCTTTCCAAATAGTTGGAATGGAAAAGACTGTTGAAGAACAAATGACTGTTAGCACACCCTCTGGACAGTATTCAATAAAGATTGGAGGAAATATTGATCGTTTAGATCTAAAAGAGGGAATTCTAAGGATAGTAGATTATAAAACGGGTGGGACTGCGAAAACGCCACAAGACATCAGTCAGCTTTTTGAGCCTGCTATAGATAGACCCAACTATGTATTCCAAACTTTTCTATACGCAAGTATTGTTTCCAATAAAGTAAAATATCAAGTAGCCCCATCACTTTTATACATTCATAGGGCAGCAGCTGAAGATTATTCTCCTGTTATACAGATGGGACAACCTCGGAAAGAGAAGATAGCTATCACCAATTTCAAAATGGTAGAAGATGAATTTAAGAACAAACGACAAGAATTGATCAAAGATCTTTTTGAAAGAGATATCTGTTTTACCCAAACTGAATTCCCGGAAACTTGCCAATATTGTGACTTCAAAGGATTATGTAAAAGATAA
- a CDS encoding UvrD/REP helicase (COGs: COG1074 ATP-dependent exoDNAse (exonuclease V) beta subunit (contains helicase and exonuclease domains)~InterPro IPR000212~KEGG: bth:BT_1054 ATP-dependent helicase~PFAM: DNA helicase, UvrD/REP type~SPTR: UvrD/REP helicase;~IMG reference gene:2504106691~PFAM: Domain of unknown function DUF83; UvrD/REP helicase): protein MSKLVVYKASAGSGKTFTLAVSYIELLITNPQAYREILAVTFTNKATAEMKERILSQLYGIWQSDSDSNAYLNVLIERTSLPAEEIREKAGEALTLMLHDYSRFRVETIDSFFQSIMRNLARELELSPNLNVELNGTEVLGNAVDSMIEKLEPNSIILKWLLDYIDEKIADNKRWDVSDEVKGFGRNILNEDYIDKGTELRKKLKNPKVIPSYRKTLREIEKEALEQMKGFHDQFQSLLEENGITVKDIKYGNRIESYFNKLNNGILTDDIRNQSVEKFMSSPDEWVKKTSPQASTIESIASSQFIPLLKDSEKLRLQNNILVNSCQLSLDHLNKLQLLAHIDEEMRTLNKENNRFLLSDTNALLRSLINDGDSSFVFEKIGSSIHNIMIDEFQDTSKMQWDNFKLLLLEGLSQGANSLIVGDVKQSIYRWRNGDWSILNKLGAEDSTFENFPIQNETLKINRRSESNIIRFNNTLFPALVAELNSRHEAELNESCEQLEHAYADVMQESPKTEHKGFAQIEFIENNSAEDYLSKTLEALRREIERLKNHGVSYDDIAILVRKNKNIPAIADYLTQTLNISVVSDEAFRLDSSQALNILIDALRFLSDPENKIINANLVLAYQKDIIKTTLSPDEILLADDLQSLLPQKFIQEMDILRELPLYELLEKLFLYFELDKIKNQDAYLFSFFDKLINYLQTESSLIDDFIKYWDDKMSGETIPSGEIEGIRILSIHKSKGLEFHTVLIPFCDWPIETDRHDELLWCKPEYKPFCELDIVPINYGKKMAESIYRPDYLHERLQLWVDNLNLLYVALTRSGSNLFLFCKDNDNKSISGLIQTCLPIIAKNQEVDWDLESSYQFGEICPSKGFKKKESSNVFLASSSKAEVKMQSLPHDFEFKQSNRSKDFILGLDEEESPMRFISRGNLLHELFSQINSFKDIEPAIRQLQFDGLIGTAEDEQKIRNIASEAFSKPEIQDWYSDKWELFSECAIIYNVNGHLETRRPDRVMVKDNKAIVIDFKFGKKQKLYIAQVKEYMKLLQQMGYEAIEGYIWYVKQDKIEQVN, encoded by the coding sequence ATGTCCAAACTCGTTGTATACAAAGCCTCAGCAGGATCAGGTAAAACATTTACCTTAGCTGTATCATACATAGAATTACTCATCACAAATCCTCAAGCTTACCGAGAGATACTAGCCGTTACTTTTACCAATAAGGCAACAGCAGAAATGAAGGAGCGTATACTTAGCCAGCTATACGGCATATGGCAATCTGACTCCGACTCTAACGCCTATTTAAATGTACTCATAGAACGCACATCCCTTCCGGCTGAAGAAATCAGAGAAAAAGCAGGAGAAGCACTTACTTTGATGCTACATGATTATAGCCGATTTAGGGTGGAAACCATAGACTCTTTTTTTCAGTCAATAATGAGAAATCTAGCCAGAGAACTAGAACTCAGCCCTAATTTAAATGTAGAGTTAAATGGTACAGAAGTCTTAGGGAATGCTGTGGATAGTATGATTGAAAAATTAGAACCCAACTCAATCATACTTAAATGGTTATTGGACTATATAGATGAAAAAATTGCCGACAATAAAAGATGGGATGTATCTGACGAAGTAAAAGGCTTTGGAAGAAATATTTTAAATGAAGATTACATTGACAAAGGAACAGAACTTAGAAAAAAACTCAAGAATCCTAAAGTAATTCCATCTTATAGAAAAACATTAAGAGAAATAGAAAAAGAAGCACTTGAACAGATGAAAGGTTTTCATGACCAGTTTCAAAGTCTTTTAGAGGAAAATGGTATCACTGTTAAAGATATTAAGTATGGTAATCGAATAGAAAGCTATTTCAACAAACTAAATAATGGCATCCTTACAGATGACATCAGAAATCAATCTGTTGAAAAATTTATGAGCTCTCCCGATGAGTGGGTAAAGAAAACTTCACCACAGGCCAGCACAATAGAATCAATCGCTTCTTCTCAATTCATCCCCCTCCTTAAAGATTCTGAAAAGCTTCGTCTTCAAAATAACATTCTAGTAAACAGCTGTCAACTCTCTTTAGATCATCTTAATAAGCTCCAACTACTAGCTCATATTGATGAAGAGATGAGAACGCTTAATAAAGAAAATAATCGCTTCCTACTTTCAGATACTAATGCTTTATTAAGAAGTTTGATAAACGATGGAGATTCTTCCTTTGTCTTTGAGAAAATAGGTTCATCTATTCACAACATTATGATAGATGAGTTTCAAGACACTAGTAAAATGCAGTGGGATAACTTTAAGTTATTATTACTCGAGGGTCTATCGCAAGGAGCTAATAGTTTAATTGTGGGCGATGTTAAACAATCTATCTACCGATGGAGAAATGGAGATTGGTCTATTTTGAATAAACTAGGAGCAGAAGACAGTACATTTGAAAACTTTCCTATCCAAAATGAGACTTTAAAAATAAATAGAAGAAGCGAAAGCAATATAATTCGTTTTAACAATACTCTTTTTCCCGCTTTAGTTGCAGAACTTAACAGCAGACATGAAGCAGAACTCAACGAATCTTGTGAACAACTAGAACATGCTTATGCCGATGTTATGCAAGAATCACCTAAGACAGAGCATAAAGGTTTTGCACAAATTGAATTCATAGAAAATAATTCAGCAGAAGACTATCTCAGCAAGACATTAGAAGCCCTTAGAAGAGAAATAGAGAGATTAAAAAATCATGGAGTTAGCTATGATGATATTGCAATACTCGTTAGAAAGAATAAGAATATTCCTGCTATTGCAGATTATCTTACACAGACACTAAATATATCTGTAGTTTCAGATGAGGCTTTCCGCTTAGATTCCTCCCAAGCCTTAAATATACTAATTGATGCTTTACGCTTTTTATCAGATCCTGAGAACAAAATTATAAATGCTAATTTAGTACTTGCCTATCAGAAGGACATCATTAAAACAACGCTCTCTCCAGATGAGATATTGTTGGCAGATGATTTACAGAGTTTATTACCTCAGAAATTCATCCAAGAAATGGATATTTTGAGAGAATTACCTTTATATGAACTACTAGAAAAATTATTCCTCTATTTTGAGTTAGATAAAATCAAAAATCAGGATGCCTATCTATTCTCTTTCTTTGACAAACTTATTAATTACCTACAAACTGAATCCTCTTTAATTGATGACTTTATTAAGTATTGGGATGATAAAATGTCGGGGGAAACTATACCTAGTGGAGAAATAGAAGGAATACGAATTTTATCCATTCATAAATCCAAAGGACTTGAATTTCATACCGTACTAATTCCTTTCTGTGATTGGCCTATAGAAACAGACAGACATGATGAATTACTTTGGTGCAAACCAGAGTATAAACCTTTCTGTGAACTAGATATTGTACCCATTAATTATGGTAAAAAGATGGCTGAGTCCATCTATCGACCAGATTATTTACACGAAAGGCTACAACTCTGGGTAGATAATTTGAATTTACTTTATGTGGCTTTAACCCGTTCAGGAAGTAATTTATTTTTATTTTGTAAAGACAATGATAACAAAAGTATTTCGGGATTAATTCAAACTTGTTTACCAATAATAGCTAAGAATCAAGAAGTAGATTGGGATCTAGAAAGCTCTTACCAGTTTGGCGAAATTTGTCCTTCAAAGGGATTTAAAAAGAAAGAAAGTTCAAATGTATTTTTAGCTTCATCAAGCAAAGCAGAAGTAAAAATGCAATCTTTGCCTCATGATTTTGAATTCAAACAATCCAATCGCTCTAAAGATTTTATACTTGGACTGGATGAAGAGGAATCTCCAATGCGTTTCATTAGTAGGGGTAATCTATTACATGAACTATTCTCCCAAATAAACTCATTTAAAGACATTGAACCGGCTATACGCCAACTCCAATTTGATGGACTCATCGGAACTGCAGAGGATGAACAGAAGATCCGTAATATTGCTTCAGAAGCTTTCTCGAAACCAGAAATTCAAGATTGGTATTCAGACAAATGGGAGTTATTCTCTGAATGTGCTATTATATACAATGTAAATGGACACTTAGAAACTCGTAGGCCAGATCGTGTAATGGTAAAAGATAATAAGGCTATAGTTATTGATTTTAAATTTGGTAAAAAACAAAAACTATACATTGCTCAAGTAAAAGAATATATGAAACTACTTCAACAAATGGGTTATGAAGCCATTGAAGGATACATTTGGTATGTTAAACAGGATAAAATAGAACAAGTAAATTAA
- a CDS encoding hypothetical protein (KEGG: mmu:212167 pigeon homolog (Drosophila)~SPTR: Putative uncharacterized protein;~IMG reference gene:2504106692), with protein sequence MKESNSNNKNKIWFARWAKTPWAVFRSLGVVVHIQDMSITAFKDTLLQQPGSNKNDTIRFFTIDSLLGLLLDWDIPWEEDVLEQTVLLEIIKNNNMEVALSLIERVGFPLSYCPCQSVNWLIRTFFIHKNEAKNN encoded by the coding sequence TTGAAAGAGAGCAATAGCAATAATAAAAATAAAATTTGGTTCGCACGTTGGGCTAAAACACCTTGGGCTGTATTTCGTAGCTTAGGGGTAGTGGTGCATATCCAAGATATGTCTATTACTGCGTTTAAAGACACACTTCTTCAACAACCTGGGTCGAATAAGAATGATACAATTCGTTTTTTTACTATTGATTCTTTATTAGGATTACTTCTTGATTGGGACATACCTTGGGAAGAGGATGTCTTAGAACAAACTGTTTTATTAGAAATTATCAAAAATAATAATATGGAAGTTGCCCTTTCTTTGATAGAAAGAGTAGGTTTCCCTTTGTCATATTGTCCTTGTCAATCAGTTAACTGGTTGATAAGGACTTTTTTTATACATAAAAATGAAGCAAAAAATAATTAA
- a CDS encoding Biotin synthase (COGs: COG0502 Biotin synthase~HAMAP: Biotin synthase~InterPro IPR002684:IPR006638:IPR010722:IPR007197~KEGG: pdi:BDI_1913 biotin synthetase~PFAM: Biotin/thiamin synthesis-associated protein; Radical SAM~PRIAM: Biotin synthase~SMART: Elongator protein 3/MiaB/NifB; Biotin/thiamin synthesis-associated protein~SPTR: Putative uncharacterized protein;~IMG reference gene:2504106693~PFAM: Radical SAM superfamily; Biotin and Thiamin Synthesis associated domain~TIGRFAM: biotin synthetase) produces MKQKIIKGYRLNLDEALEILRTYSDSELFQLANDLREHYLGRKMTTCMIMNAKSGKCSENCKWCSQSMHHQTDVEVYDFIDEKEVLDRAKLASEKGVTMFSLVTSGRKLSSLNLSRVFKAYQNVRKAVPQIRYCASMGLLSKKDLQELYDAGVRRYHCNIETAPSFFSSLCTTHTLDDKLNTLKWAREVGMELCSGGIIGMGETMEQRVEMALFLQKMNILSIPMNILIPIPGTPLESLPSLEDDEILRTFAIFRILNPEADIRFAGGRIRIQHIQDKALRCGISASMVGDLLTTAGLNIDDDIQHFKSLNYEL; encoded by the coding sequence ATGAAGCAAAAAATAATTAAGGGTTATCGATTAAATTTAGATGAAGCGTTAGAAATACTTCGTACGTACTCAGATTCTGAGTTATTTCAATTAGCCAATGATTTAAGAGAGCATTATTTAGGTCGGAAAATGACGACTTGCATGATTATGAATGCAAAGTCAGGTAAGTGTTCTGAAAACTGTAAATGGTGTAGTCAATCTATGCATCATCAAACTGATGTTGAAGTTTATGATTTTATCGATGAAAAAGAAGTCTTAGATCGTGCTAAGTTGGCTTCGGAGAAAGGAGTTACTATGTTTTCTCTAGTTACGAGTGGTAGAAAGCTATCTTCTCTCAATTTAAGTAGAGTCTTTAAAGCCTACCAAAATGTAAGAAAAGCTGTTCCACAAATACGTTATTGCGCATCTATGGGGCTTTTGTCTAAAAAGGATTTACAAGAGCTGTATGATGCAGGAGTTAGGCGATACCATTGTAATATTGAAACAGCTCCTTCTTTTTTCTCTTCATTGTGTACGACTCATACCTTAGATGATAAATTGAACACTCTAAAGTGGGCAAGGGAAGTTGGTATGGAGTTGTGTTCAGGTGGAATTATTGGTATGGGAGAGACTATGGAGCAGAGAGTAGAGATGGCTTTATTTCTTCAAAAAATGAATATTCTTTCTATTCCAATGAATATTTTAATTCCTATTCCTGGTACTCCATTAGAGTCTTTACCTTCATTAGAAGATGATGAAATCTTACGCACATTTGCCATTTTTAGAATCTTAAATCCTGAAGCTGATATTCGTTTTGCAGGTGGTAGAATACGCATTCAACACATTCAAGACAAAGCTCTTCGATGTGGTATTAGTGCTTCTATGGTGGGAGATTTATTAACTACTGCTGGGCTAAATATAGATGATGATATACAGCACTTTAAAAGCTTGAATTATGAATTGTAA